The Candidatus Nitrosocosmicus franklandus genome contains a region encoding:
- a CDS encoding ABC transporter substrate-binding protein, with protein MNKLIKKPLFNGPRDHNQKKRSLSIAMVMVITAAVLIAAPISVANAQSAGSSQKTLRIGYFPNITHSQAVIGLNNGDFQEILGDNVTVETFRFNAGPSAIESLLAGRIDVTYIGPNPAINGYLLSNGEDVRVIAGSSSGGASFVVRNDSGIESVNDLGGKKFATPQLGNTQDVALRKYLVDSGYNTIDNGGNVTVLPIANADILTVFLKGEIDGAWVPEPWATRLIQEAGGKVLLDERDLWPDGKFVTGNIIVRTDYLRDNPDVIKRLLEAHVDETLWINNNTEEAAREFNTQLQKLTGQQIDPQVLANAYSKLDITYDPLKLTLYKSANDAYDLGFIEKGKERPNLSGIYDTTILNEVLAEKGLALIDGQTASTTPETSSSSNGTSSGDAIADIVA; from the coding sequence GATCTCTTTCTATTGCAATGGTAATGGTTATTACTGCGGCTGTACTAATTGCTGCACCAATATCTGTAGCTAATGCACAATCTGCAGGAAGTTCACAAAAGACATTAAGGATCGGATATTTTCCAAATATCACACATTCACAAGCGGTTATTGGACTAAATAACGGCGATTTTCAAGAAATTCTAGGAGACAATGTCACTGTTGAAACATTTAGATTTAATGCAGGTCCTTCAGCAATAGAATCTTTACTTGCAGGTAGAATCGATGTTACCTACATTGGTCCTAATCCAGCTATCAACGGATACCTTCTTTCAAATGGCGAGGATGTAAGAGTAATAGCCGGATCTTCTAGTGGCGGTGCATCCTTTGTCGTAAGAAATGACTCTGGAATAGAATCAGTTAATGATCTAGGGGGGAAAAAGTTTGCAACACCACAATTAGGTAATACACAGGATGTGGCTTTGAGAAAATACTTGGTAGATAGTGGTTATAATACCATTGATAATGGAGGAAACGTAACTGTCCTTCCGATAGCCAATGCAGACATCTTAACCGTTTTTCTAAAAGGGGAAATCGATGGTGCATGGGTTCCTGAGCCATGGGCAACTAGATTAATCCAAGAAGCTGGAGGGAAAGTATTATTAGACGAAAGAGATTTGTGGCCCGACGGTAAGTTTGTTACTGGCAACATAATTGTCAGAACAGATTACTTGAGAGATAATCCCGACGTAATCAAAAGGTTACTTGAAGCTCATGTGGATGAGACATTGTGGATAAATAACAACACAGAGGAGGCTGCTCGAGAATTTAACACTCAGCTTCAAAAATTAACGGGCCAACAGATTGATCCCCAAGTACTTGCCAATGCCTACTCAAAATTGGATATAACTTACGATCCATTAAAGTTAACACTATACAAGAGTGCCAATGATGCGTATGACCTTGGATTTATTGAAAAAGGAAAGGAAAGACCCAATCTTTCAGGAATATACGATACGACAATACTAAATGAAGTACTAGCTGAGAAGGGACTTGCTCTAATAGATGGACAAACAGCATCAACTACACCAGAAACTTCATCGTCAAGCAACGGGACATCATCTGGAGATGCAATAGCAGATATAGTCGCATAA
- a CDS encoding 50S ribosomal protein L1 encodes MAYVRLNDILMFNNDQLKELVKKAREATPKRNFAQSAELTLVLKDIDVKKGFNVNEIVVLPNPTKEGSSLCMLATGDMGLRAKKAGVDQVMEPDTLDRIGTNKREARKVVRSYDFFLADATLMASVGRSLGQFLGPKGKMPTPVPYGAPIENIASRLRSSTRIRSKNQLNMSTKIGDESMTDEQLAANASAVIASVEKKLPQGEKNFRNAIIKFTMGKAIKASALGK; translated from the coding sequence ATGGCCTATGTGCGATTAAATGATATACTCATGTTTAACAATGATCAATTAAAGGAGCTTGTAAAAAAGGCAAGAGAGGCCACTCCAAAAAGAAATTTTGCTCAATCAGCTGAATTAACTCTGGTACTTAAAGATATTGATGTAAAGAAAGGCTTTAACGTCAACGAGATAGTTGTTTTACCCAACCCAACGAAAGAAGGATCTTCACTTTGTATGCTTGCAACCGGAGACATGGGTTTACGTGCAAAGAAAGCAGGAGTTGATCAGGTAATGGAACCTGATACTCTCGATAGAATTGGGACAAATAAAAGAGAAGCTAGAAAAGTCGTTCGTTCTTATGACTTTTTTCTAGCAGATGCCACTTTAATGGCATCAGTTGGTCGTTCGTTAGGTCAATTTTTAGGTCCAAAAGGTAAAATGCCTACTCCCGTTCCCTATGGAGCACCTATTGAAAATATTGCTTCAAGGCTTCGATCTTCTACAAGAATACGATCCAAAAATCAACTAAACATGTCAACCAAAATAGGCGACGAATCGATGACTGATGAGCAACTAGCTGCAAATGCAAGCGCCGTCATTGCTTCAGTTGAAAAAAAACTCCCTCAAGGAGAGAAGAACTTTAGAAATGCCATCATTAAATTCACCATGGGTAAAGCAATAAAAGCAAGTGCCCTTGGCAAATAA
- a CDS encoding YncE family protein — MKIFFGLLCFIVLLTILTSFPVQDLSVFLNYQQLYRPFLDDTISSSRSSSSNINPTWFTIGSAFGQESGRNFVAGFYTGSYPIGVAINPLTDKVYVANQYSNTVSVYDAKTDKLIKTIPAGTFPYGVDANPYNNRIYVTNRGSDDLTVIDGATDSVIDNIAVGKSPVQVTVDQASSWVYVTNIDSNSVSVIDGITNVVKSTINGIDTPYGIGVNPLSNKIYVSNIANSNLTVIDKDNYDFIKNIEVQKAPVGIDINEERNLIYVANYGSDSVSVINGSDDKVISTLPVGKSPVGLKENPILDKLYVSNIDSNTVSVINESNFEKAKEIKVNPSSIIEREVYPYAIPTNIKFPLIASFVATNPLTNFTYVTNTASNTISLINGKNDESIVRIGFKTQPENSGFIECNGVKNLNQNSTIISTNSEATCNAIPERGYLFDSWSGLVYSTSNPLKFNASEYGNIIANFRPTLSTEQYIFLIGGITGMSSVLLTWFFKGGQRRKFNKFIQITNKAIEDADVGDKKESIIKLENLRRDIFNTYRRGSLTDFQFDFLDKRLINYINKISNL, encoded by the coding sequence GTGAAGATATTTTTTGGTTTATTGTGCTTCATAGTATTATTAACAATTCTAACCTCATTTCCAGTTCAAGATTTATCCGTATTTCTTAATTATCAACAGCTTTATAGACCATTTTTAGATGACACCATCAGTAGTAGTAGGAGTAGTAGCAGCAATATTAACCCCACATGGTTTACAATTGGCTCCGCTTTTGGTCAAGAATCTGGAAGAAACTTTGTTGCTGGGTTCTATACGGGTAGTTATCCTATTGGTGTTGCAATTAATCCCCTGACAGACAAGGTTTATGTTGCAAACCAGTACTCAAATACTGTTTCAGTATATGATGCAAAAACTGACAAGTTAATCAAGACAATTCCTGCAGGTACCTTTCCGTATGGTGTCGATGCAAATCCATACAATAATAGGATCTATGTAACCAATAGGGGTTCAGATGATTTAACCGTAATAGACGGTGCTACTGATTCGGTTATTGATAATATTGCAGTTGGCAAATCACCTGTTCAAGTAACAGTAGACCAGGCAAGCAGTTGGGTATATGTTACCAACATCGATTCTAATTCTGTTTCGGTGATTGACGGAATTACAAACGTAGTAAAAAGCACGATTAATGGTATAGACACCCCATATGGGATAGGCGTTAATCCACTATCCAACAAGATTTACGTTTCAAATATTGCAAATTCGAACTTAACTGTCATTGATAAAGACAACTATGACTTTATCAAAAATATCGAGGTGCAAAAAGCTCCCGTTGGGATAGACATAAACGAAGAAAGGAACCTCATATACGTTGCTAATTACGGATCTGACTCAGTTTCAGTAATAAACGGTAGTGACGACAAGGTTATTTCCACATTACCTGTTGGAAAATCTCCTGTAGGATTGAAGGAAAATCCAATACTAGACAAACTATACGTTAGTAACATAGATTCTAATACTGTGAGTGTAATCAATGAATCAAATTTTGAGAAAGCCAAAGAGATTAAAGTAAACCCTTCTTCAATAATTGAAAGAGAAGTATATCCATATGCAATTCCCACAAACATCAAGTTTCCATTGATAGCTAGCTTTGTTGCAACAAACCCATTGACTAATTTTACATATGTTACCAACACTGCATCTAATACCATTTCTCTGATTAATGGGAAGAATGATGAAAGCATAGTTAGAATAGGCTTTAAAACACAGCCAGAGAATTCAGGATTCATAGAATGCAACGGGGTAAAAAACCTAAATCAGAATTCAACCATCATATCAACAAATAGTGAAGCAACATGCAACGCGATTCCAGAGAGAGGCTATTTGTTTGATTCATGGTCTGGACTAGTATACAGTACGTCTAACCCTCTAAAATTCAATGCTTCTGAATATGGAAACATAATTGCTAATTTTAGGCCAACATTATCGACGGAACAGTACATTTTTTTGATAGGAGGTATTACAGGAATGTCATCTGTACTATTGACCTGGTTTTTTAAGGGAGGACAACGCAGAAAATTCAACAAGTTTATCCAGATAACAAACAAGGCAATAGAGGATGCCGACGTAGGCGACAAAAAAGAAAGTATAATCAAGTTAGAAAATCTCAGGAGAGACATCTTTAATACGTACAGACGAGGTTCTCTAACAGATTTTCAGTTTGATTTTCTTGATAAACGTTTGATAAATTACATAAATAAGATAAGTAATCTGTAG